The following proteins are encoded in a genomic region of Acidobacteriota bacterium:
- the asd gene encoding aspartate-semialdehyde dehydrogenase, whose protein sequence is MAKVYRVGILGATGTVGQRFAQLLEDHPQFEITAMAASDRSAEKRYAEACAWKLPGQIPASVRDIIVQPIEPPLDCDIVFSSLPGNVARETEEAFARAGYPVISNSSVYRMDEDVPLLIAEINHDHVGLIEKQKVNRGFTKGFIVTNPNCAVISFAPPLAALHRKFGIESVVLTTFQAISGAGYPGVASLDIMDNVIPYIAGEEPKVEIEAQKILGTLKNGSIEHADFTVSAQCFRVNVIDGHMVSVRVDLKEKATLEDVVAAMREFPSLDLHSSPEHFIEVTDEPSRPQTRLDRDAGDGMTITVGRVFPDNIFDYRFVSLSHNTVRGAAGSAILNAELLIKKGLI, encoded by the coding sequence ATGGCAAAGGTCTATCGCGTAGGAATATTGGGTGCTACGGGCACCGTCGGACAGCGTTTCGCACAGCTTTTGGAGGATCATCCGCAGTTCGAGATCACGGCGATGGCGGCTTCGGACCGTTCGGCGGAGAAGCGGTACGCTGAGGCGTGTGCGTGGAAGCTGCCGGGCCAGATCCCGGCGAGCGTTCGCGATATCATTGTTCAGCCGATCGAGCCGCCGCTCGACTGCGACATCGTGTTTTCGAGTCTGCCGGGCAATGTCGCACGCGAGACCGAGGAGGCATTTGCTCGTGCCGGTTATCCTGTCATCTCCAATTCATCCGTCTACCGCATGGACGAGGACGTGCCGCTTCTGATCGCTGAGATCAACCACGACCACGTCGGATTGATCGAAAAGCAAAAGGTGAACCGAGGTTTCACAAAAGGATTTATCGTCACCAATCCGAACTGTGCGGTCATTTCATTCGCACCACCACTCGCGGCATTGCACCGAAAATTCGGCATCGAATCGGTCGTGCTGACGACTTTTCAGGCTATCTCCGGTGCAGGATATCCGGGTGTGGCGTCGCTGGATATCATGGACAACGTGATTCCGTACATCGCCGGCGAAGAGCCAAAGGTCGAGATCGAAGCCCAGAAGATCCTTGGAACACTGAAGAACGGCAGCATCGAACACGCAGATTTCACCGTTTCCGCCCAGTGTTTTCGAGTGAATGTGATCGACGGCCACATGGTCTCGGTGCGGGTCGATCTGAAGGAAAAAGCAACCCTTGAAGATGTGGTCGCCGCGATGCGCGAATTCCCGTCGCTCGACCTCCATTCATCGCCCGAGCATTTTATCGAGGTGACAGACGAACCTTCGCGGCCTCAGACGCGTCTCGATCGTGACGCAGGCGACGGAATGACGATAACCGTCGGCCGCGTTTTCCCGGACAACATCTTCGACTATCGCTTCGTCAGCCTTAGCCACAACACCGTCCGCGGAGCCGCGGGTTCGGCGATCTTGAATGCCGAGCTGCTTATTAAGAAAGGGTTGATCTAG
- a CDS encoding AI-2E family transporter encodes MIVVAMVCLVVLGSALIYFTFDVILLIFAAALLAIFLHGLADILRKWVPLSEGWLVMLVAVLLLLVVAGAVAVLAPSVAEQVRVLRVEIPKSAQNAGQYLSQFGWGQTLIAQLPSADDVMAKLDAASVMSRVGGFFSSTVGAVGNVLVTILLAIYLASEPRYYSAGIIRLFPKEKRERVSEILSSIYQTLRWWLIGKAASMLFIGVLTWIGLSILGVPLALTLGLIAGLLSFIPNFGPILSAIPAILLAFIDSPISALYVLGLYGGVQVIESNVVTPIIERETVELAPALTIIFQLALGAMIGGLGLVLATPLLAMVVVIVKMVYFEDVLGDKEVPIEAVTEESPA; translated from the coding sequence ATGATCGTAGTGGCGATGGTTTGCCTGGTCGTACTCGGATCAGCACTGATCTATTTTACGTTCGACGTAATTTTGCTGATCTTCGCTGCGGCCCTGCTCGCAATATTTCTGCACGGACTCGCTGATATTCTGCGAAAGTGGGTTCCGCTCAGCGAAGGCTGGCTGGTGATGCTCGTCGCGGTGTTGTTGTTATTAGTGGTCGCCGGAGCAGTCGCGGTGCTTGCACCTAGTGTGGCCGAACAAGTTCGTGTCCTACGGGTCGAAATTCCAAAATCGGCTCAGAATGCTGGGCAGTATTTATCGCAGTTTGGCTGGGGGCAGACGCTGATCGCCCAACTGCCGAGTGCCGACGATGTAATGGCAAAGCTCGATGCGGCGAGCGTGATGTCGCGTGTCGGCGGATTCTTTTCGTCGACTGTAGGTGCCGTTGGGAATGTCTTGGTCACGATCCTTCTTGCTATCTACCTTGCCAGTGAACCGCGATATTACTCGGCCGGGATCATCCGGTTGTTTCCAAAAGAAAAAAGGGAACGTGTTAGTGAGATACTTAGTTCGATCTACCAAACGCTGCGTTGGTGGCTGATCGGGAAGGCAGCGTCGATGCTGTTTATCGGCGTGCTCACGTGGATCGGGTTGTCGATATTGGGTGTGCCCCTCGCTCTCACGCTCGGGCTGATCGCGGGGCTATTGTCGTTTATACCAAATTTCGGGCCGATCCTGTCGGCGATACCGGCGATTCTGCTGGCGTTCATCGACAGTCCGATCAGCGCGTTGTACGTGCTCGGGCTCTACGGCGGCGTGCAGGTCATCGAGTCGAACGTCGTCACGCCCATCATCGAACGCGAAACCGTCGAACTCGCACCGGCGCTGACCATCATCTTCCAACTCGCCCTCGGAGCAATGATCGGCGGCCTCGGCCTGGTCCTCGCAACGCCGCTATTGGCAATGGTCGTCGTGATAGTTAAGATGGTCTATTTTGAGGATGTGTTGGGCGACAAAGAAGTTCCGATCGAAGCGGTTACGGAAGAGAGTCCGGCATAA
- a CDS encoding adenylosuccinate lyase produces MIERYTLPEMGAVWSLENKFQKWLDVEIAVCEVHAEDGTIPAEAVEQIKAKAAFTVERINEIEKTTDHDVIAFTTNLAENIGDAARFVHYGLTSSDVVDTANALLLKDACDLLLAKLDALLVVLKRRAFEFKDTPQIGRTHGIHAEPTSFGLVWALWYSETQRNRERLLKAKEQIAVGKISGAVGAFAHLAPDVEERVCERLGLKAADVSTQVIQRDRYAEFLCTLAIIASTLEKIALQVRHWQRTEVREAQEKFKTGQKGSSAMPHKRNPILSERICGMARTVRANSIVGLENVALWHERDISHSSAERIVLPDSSATLDYILAKTTSLLDTLIVYPENMLKNLDLTRGLVFSGQLMLALTQKGISREDAYAWTQRNAMKVWDEGGVYVELVTKDADISSHLSADEIARVFDLKHYLRNVETVFGRVFD; encoded by the coding sequence ATGATCGAAAGATATACATTGCCTGAGATGGGTGCGGTTTGGTCGCTGGAGAATAAGTTTCAGAAGTGGCTGGATGTTGAGATCGCCGTGTGCGAAGTTCATGCTGAGGACGGGACCATACCGGCTGAGGCTGTGGAGCAGATCAAGGCCAAGGCGGCGTTTACGGTTGAGCGGATCAATGAGATCGAGAAGACGACCGACCATGACGTGATCGCTTTTACCACGAATCTGGCCGAGAACATCGGCGACGCGGCGAGGTTTGTGCATTACGGGCTGACTTCGAGCGACGTCGTAGATACTGCGAACGCTTTGTTGTTGAAGGACGCTTGCGATCTGCTGCTCGCGAAACTGGATGCGTTGCTCGTGGTGTTAAAACGGCGGGCGTTCGAATTCAAAGACACGCCGCAGATCGGGCGGACGCATGGGATACACGCCGAGCCGACCTCGTTTGGGCTGGTGTGGGCGTTGTGGTATTCGGAAACGCAGAGAAACCGCGAGAGGCTGTTGAAAGCGAAGGAACAGATCGCTGTCGGCAAGATCAGCGGTGCCGTCGGGGCTTTCGCTCATCTGGCGCCGGACGTGGAGGAGCGTGTTTGTGAGCGTTTGGGTCTGAAGGCAGCGGACGTTTCGACACAGGTCATTCAGCGTGACCGTTACGCCGAGTTTCTGTGTACGCTGGCGATAATCGCTTCGACTCTGGAGAAGATCGCCTTGCAAGTGCGGCACTGGCAGCGGACCGAGGTTCGCGAGGCTCAGGAGAAATTCAAGACCGGCCAGAAAGGCTCTTCGGCAATGCCGCATAAGCGGAATCCGATATTGTCCGAGCGTATCTGCGGAATGGCGAGGACCGTGCGTGCGAATTCGATCGTCGGCCTGGAAAACGTCGCACTATGGCACGAACGTGACATCTCGCACTCTTCGGCAGAGCGTATCGTGTTGCCTGATTCCTCGGCAACGCTCGATTACATTCTCGCGAAAACAACTTCGTTGCTCGACACGCTGATCGTTTATCCCGAGAATATGCTCAAGAATCTCGACCTAACACGCGGCCTTGTATTCAGCGGCCAGCTAATGCTTGCTCTCACGCAAAAAGGCATCAGTCGCGAAGACGCCTACGCCTGGACACAGCGAAACGCAATGAAGGTCTGGGACGAAGGCGGCGTGTATGTTGAGTTGGTAACGAAAGACGCGGACATCTCTTCGCACCTTTCGGCTGATGAAATCGCCCGCGTCTTTGATCTGAAACATTACCTGCGCAATGTTGAAACGGTGTTTGGTCGGGTATTTGACTAA
- the purS gene encoding phosphoribosylformylglycinamidine synthase subunit PurS, whose product MKAKVYVTLKPSVLDPQGKAIHHSVASLGYKGISDIRQGKYFELLVDDSIPLDVAQSNIERIANDVLANPVIEDFRVEVEA is encoded by the coding sequence ATGAAAGCAAAGGTTTACGTCACACTCAAGCCCAGCGTGCTCGATCCACAGGGCAAAGCCATCCATCACAGCGTTGCCTCGTTAGGCTATAAAGGCATTAGCGATATCCGCCAGGGCAAGTACTTTGAGCTGTTGGTCGACGACTCGATCCCGCTCGATGTCGCCCAATCAAACATCGAACGGATCGCCAATGACGTTCTTGCAAATCCGGTCATCGAAGACTTTCGCGTGGAGGTGGAAGCGTGA
- the purQ gene encoding phosphoribosylformylglycinamidine synthase subunit PurQ yields MKFGVIVFPGSNCDHDAYHVLSKHVGQPVDFVWHQQTDLSEFDALIVPGGFSYGDYLRAGALARFSPVMRSVKEFAAEGKFVFGICNGFQILCEAGLLPGVLMRNAGLHFICKHVNLRVENANTPFTSEVDPTKVLSIPVAHAEGNYTCDDVTYQHLEENGQIVFRYCDENGEVTAESNPNGARSNIAGICNLDRNVMGMMPHPERACEELLGSNDGRDIFRSLTHAINQG; encoded by the coding sequence GTGAAGTTTGGCGTAATTGTATTTCCCGGTTCCAACTGCGATCACGACGCTTATCACGTTCTCTCCAAGCATGTTGGACAGCCTGTCGATTTTGTCTGGCATCAACAGACCGATCTGAGCGAATTTGACGCGCTCATCGTGCCCGGAGGCTTTTCGTACGGCGATTATTTACGCGCCGGCGCGTTAGCTCGGTTTTCGCCGGTAATGCGGTCCGTCAAGGAATTTGCCGCCGAAGGCAAGTTCGTTTTCGGCATCTGCAACGGCTTTCAGATCCTATGCGAGGCCGGCCTGCTTCCGGGTGTCCTAATGCGAAATGCTGGGCTCCATTTTATCTGTAAGCACGTCAATCTGCGGGTTGAGAATGCAAACACCCCGTTTACATCTGAGGTAGATCCCACGAAGGTTCTTTCGATCCCGGTCGCTCATGCCGAAGGCAATTACACCTGCGACGACGTCACTTACCAACACCTCGAAGAGAACGGCCAGATCGTCTTTCGCTACTGCGACGAGAACGGTGAAGTCACCGCGGAGTCAAACCCAAACGGTGCTCGTTCGAACATCGCCGGCATTTGCAATCTCGACCGCAATGTCATGGGAATGATGCCCCACCCCGAACGTGCCTGCGAAGAACTCCTCGGCTCAAACGACGGCCGCGACATCTTTCGCTCGCTAACGCACGCTATAAATCAAGGGTGA
- a CDS encoding putative DNA binding domain-containing protein — translation MPRRKFRHTQRFESSGDSTFQEYLLNQPTQQTTRSELLRLIRGGEDTYLELKVKLSNSERIAQGIVALANTDGGTIIFGVNDQLRIEGVSNPEWVQSELARICREEIVPPLVPMIDTMAFDSGKRIVALDVDGKKRPYRTKDGRFYLRIGAEKREVSRDELSGWLDEIRPLGFENIPLQTVTEDDFDDALLWSFASGFDDNAPNLALYNTSDFLRKDLLLAVGNVDDFFPTVAAVLLFGKDERVAELLPRSNVTVARFSGSNGSAQLIEAIEVKGNLHSQYETIMAFVKRYTDLGKERPKRKLELVTDSVVQARANYHFYSISEAIINALVHRDLALREIRTRINIYDNAIEFINPRRTNGFNPPASRAIRYGITQRLNPQIAAIFTRREYGVNAPHGGLPMILRQSNRFSGRKPEIYLAGDEFKLKIWAA, via the coding sequence ATGCCGCGAAGGAAATTTCGTCATACACAGCGTTTTGAGTCTTCGGGTGACAGCACCTTTCAGGAATATCTTTTAAATCAACCAACACAACAGACAACGCGGTCCGAGCTGCTTCGTCTGATCCGCGGAGGCGAGGACACGTACCTTGAGCTCAAGGTCAAGCTGTCGAACTCGGAGCGGATCGCGCAGGGCATCGTCGCGCTCGCGAACACAGACGGCGGGACGATCATTTTCGGCGTCAACGACCAGCTCCGGATCGAGGGCGTTTCGAATCCCGAATGGGTTCAGTCCGAGCTTGCACGCATCTGCCGCGAAGAGATCGTGCCGCCGCTTGTTCCTATGATCGACACGATGGCATTTGACAGCGGAAAACGCATTGTCGCTCTCGACGTCGACGGCAAAAAGCGGCCATACCGGACAAAGGACGGCCGTTTTTATCTGCGGATCGGTGCTGAGAAACGCGAGGTTTCGCGTGACGAATTATCTGGCTGGCTCGACGAGATCAGGCCGCTCGGATTTGAGAATATACCTTTGCAGACGGTGACCGAGGATGATTTTGACGACGCTCTGCTGTGGTCATTTGCGAGCGGATTTGATGATAATGCCCCGAATCTCGCTCTGTACAACACCAGCGATTTTCTGCGCAAGGACCTGCTGCTTGCGGTCGGCAATGTGGACGATTTCTTCCCAACGGTCGCCGCTGTTCTATTATTTGGCAAGGACGAGCGCGTGGCTGAACTGCTGCCGCGTTCGAATGTGACGGTTGCCAGGTTCTCAGGCTCGAACGGTTCTGCACAGCTGATCGAGGCGATCGAGGTCAAGGGAAATCTGCATTCGCAGTACGAGACGATCATGGCGTTCGTCAAACGTTACACCGATCTCGGAAAGGAGCGGCCAAAACGCAAACTCGAACTCGTCACAGATTCAGTCGTTCAGGCTCGGGCAAATTATCACTTTTACTCGATCTCAGAGGCGATCATCAACGCCTTGGTCCATCGCGACCTCGCCCTGCGTGAGATACGAACAAGGATCAACATCTACGACAACGCCATCGAATTTATTAACCCACGACGGACCAATGGCTTTAATCCGCCGGCTTCACGTGCCATCCGATACGGCATCACCCAACGCCTAAACCCGCAGATCGCGGCGATATTCACTCGCCGCGAATACGGAGTCAACGCCCCGCACGGCGGCCTGCCGATGATCCTTCGGCAGTCGAACCGCTTTTCGGGCCGCAAACCCGAGATCTACTTGGCGGGCGATGAGTTCAAATTGAAGATATGGGCGGCGTAA
- a CDS encoding DUF2695 domain-containing protein: MAIVRKRQIENLEQMSGEQLEAFLDLMPARQESVSQMLDYVEDELYETECDHSLRHSMRFMMKNGLDFPKLTNWLNENGGYCDCKVMEQIAPLWRATFGDD, from the coding sequence ATGGCAATTGTACGTAAAAGACAGATCGAAAATCTAGAGCAGATGAGCGGTGAACAGCTTGAGGCATTTTTGGACCTGATGCCCGCGAGACAAGAATCCGTCAGTCAGATGCTCGATTACGTCGAGGACGAACTCTACGAGACCGAGTGCGATCACAGCCTGCGTCACTCGATGCGGTTCATGATGAAAAACGGCCTCGATTTCCCAAAACTCACCAACTGGCTCAACGAAAATGGCGGCTACTGCGACTGCAAGGTAATGGAGCAGATCGCTCCGCTCTGGCGTGCAACATTTGGAGACGATTAG
- a CDS encoding GerMN domain-containing protein: MKTMLLMWMVLIFSGAMFAQTAKTMTINVYLSNEKLNPNIDDCNKVFPVTRKIPKTTATAKAALTELFKGPTKAEEAKGYSGMSAAETDGILKSINVKNGAAYVNFTSRVTVQMGNATTSCGGGQYWGMFDKTLMQFPTIKKVYYAVEGNTNDFYEWVQVGECPFGKHCAKSNFK, translated from the coding sequence ATGAAGACGATGCTTTTGATGTGGATGGTACTGATTTTTTCAGGAGCGATGTTCGCACAGACCGCCAAGACGATGACGATCAACGTCTATCTGTCTAATGAAAAGTTAAACCCGAACATCGACGATTGCAACAAGGTGTTTCCGGTCACACGTAAGATACCGAAGACGACAGCAACTGCAAAAGCCGCACTCACTGAACTTTTCAAGGGCCCGACCAAAGCCGAAGAAGCGAAAGGTTACAGCGGTATGTCAGCTGCCGAGACTGACGGCATACTCAAAAGCATTAACGTAAAAAACGGAGCGGCATACGTCAATTTTACTAGCCGCGTGACTGTACAAATGGGCAACGCGACCACTAGCTGCGGCGGCGGCCAATATTGGGGAATGTTCGACAAAACCCTGATGCAGTTCCCGACGATCAAAAAAGTCTACTACGCGGTCGAGGGCAACACTAACGACTTTTACGAGTGGGTCCAAGTCGGCGAATGCCCGTTCGGCAAACATTGCGCAAAAAG